A DNA window from Myxocyprinus asiaticus isolate MX2 ecotype Aquarium Trade chromosome 15, UBuf_Myxa_2, whole genome shotgun sequence contains the following coding sequences:
- the LOC127453089 gene encoding OTU domain-containing protein 7B-like isoform X4, whose translation MTLDMDAVLSDFVRSTGAEPGLARDLLEGKNWDLTAALSDFEQLRQVHAGNLSCTFTEEREYPTVDKEMARMGRSLLHRQDEVWQATEKRLSRGISHASSTIVSLARSHMSCMGSINEPLLDTPLCTFQLPDLTVFRDEFRGFIERDLIEQSMMVALEHAGRLNWWTRLGTGCQSLLPLATSGDGNCLLHAASLGMWGFHDRDLMLRKSLYALMDHGQEREALKRRWRWQQTMQNKESGLVYTEEEWQKEWNELLKLASSEPRIHYSTNGSNGAESQEEPVYESLEEFHVFVLAHVLRRPIVVVADTMLRDSGGEAFAPIPFGGIYLPLEVPANKCHRSPLVLAYDQAHFSALVSMEQKDSSKEQVVIPLTDSDHKMLPLHFAVDPGEDWEWGKDDNDNVMLASVTLSLEAKLHLLHSYMTVTWLPLPCEQAPLAQPESPTASAGEDARTPPDSGESDKESVSSSSNGNGDSSTAGTSWGTGKTSGGTSSSSSSSSNSSTGLTGTIGKEKGKKDKDKDKDKKRADSVANKLGSFGKSLGSKLKKNVGGLMTGKNASGSGGKPEGQEKIKGCLRGSKGSKDSSPSIQTGSEDSGKGSPSSNSERQNGNCSSEGDPFKYSSDVKVSLSILRSTMQGERKYIFAALLTTSNRQPFQEEMIQRYLLDAEERFHAEQEQRREAERKAVGGLTTIGGSQLKKDVPELSYRGFEGKEEATDNSPPNFSALKSSSFSPAMYSGVVPIPRPTIIDHSSSPITQHLHMHGYMDTRRQLAGGSPSSYPGLPSYATLPRHCPLAQGPPHTQYHPPSTTLGSPSRITPCLTSFSQEHDPTEYPTKPTKGGYTNGLRDFPSNLDSHNGPMPVRHYSLGSAGGLASLQSSRCRTPSCNYYGHPETGNYCSYCYREELKRRETEPAIHRF comes from the exons ATGACTTTGGATATGGACGCGGTCCTGTCCGACTTTGTCCGTTCTACTGGAGCTGAACCTGGACTGGCCAGAGACCTGCTGGAGG GCAAGAACTGGGACCTCACAGCTGCACTGAGCGACTTTGAGCAGCTGAGACAAGTGCATGCCGGTAACCTGTCATGCACCTTTACAGAGGAGAGAGAGTACCCCACTGTTGATAAGGAGATGGCTCGGATGGGGCGGTCCCTCTTGCATCGCCAAGATGAGGTTTGGCAAG CCACAGAGAAGCGCTTGTCGAGGGGGATTTCTCACGCCAGCTCCACCATCGTCTCTCTGGCCCGTTCTCACATGTCCTGTATGGGCAGCATCAACGAGCCGCTTCTCGACACTCCGCTCTGCACCTTCCAATTACCCGACCTCACCGTCTTCAGAGATGAGTTCCGCGGCTTCATCGAAAGAGACCTCATTGAGCAGTCAATGATGGTGGCATTGGAGCATGCTG gccggCTAAACTGGTGGACTCGTTTGGGGACTGGCTGTCAGAGTTTATTGCCTCTGGCTACTAGTGGAGATGGGAATTGCCTGTTACATGCAGCCTCTCTGG GTATGTGGGGCTTCCATGACCGAGACCTGATGTTGCGGAAGTCTCTCTATGCACTGATGGATCATGGGCAAGAAAGGGAGGCTCTAAAACGCAGATGGAGATGGCAGCAGACTATGCAGAACAAAGAG tcaGGGCTGGTGTACACGGAGGAAGAGTGGCAAAAAGAGTGGAATGAGTTGTTGAAGTTGGCGTCTAGTGAACCCAGGATACACTACAGCACCAACGGCAGCAACGG TGCTGAGTCGCAGGAGGAGCCGGTGTATGAGAGTCTGGAGGAGTTTCATGTGTTCGTTCTGGCTCACGTGCTCCGCAGGCCGATTGTGGTGGTGGCCGACACCATGCTGCGAGACTCTGGGGGAGAAG CTTTTGCACCAATCCCATTTGGAGGGATTTACCTGCCCCTGGAAGTACCAGCCAACAAGTGTCACCGCTCCCCTCTTGTTCTGGCATATGACCAGGCCCATTTCTCAGCCCTGGTCTCAATGGAGCAGAAGGACAGTTCAAAAGAACAAG TGGTTATCCCGTTGACAGACTCAGATCATAAGATGCTGCCTTTGCACTTTGCTGTGGATCCAGGGGAAGACTGGGAGTGGGGCAAAGATGACAACGACAATGTGATGCTAGCAAG TGTAACACTATCTCTGGAGGCCAAGCTCCATCTGCTACACAGCTACATGACTGTCACCTGGCTTCCTCTACCGTGTGAG CAAGCTCCACTTGCCCAGCCAGAGTCACCTACAGCATCTGCAGGAGAGGATGCCCGCACCCCACCAGACTCTGGAGAGTCCGATAAGGAGTCAGTCAGCAGCAGTTCCAATGGCAACGGAGACAGCAGTACTGCTGGAACCAGTTGGGGAACAGGCAAAACTAGTGGTGGAACATCCAGTTCTTCTAGCTCATCCAGTAATAGCTCGACAGGGCTGACCGGCACAATTGGCAAGGAGAAGGGCAAGAAAGACAAAGACAAGGATAAGGACAAGAAACGCGCAGACTCTGTTGCCAACAAGCTGGGCAGTTTTGGCAAAAGCCTGGGCAGTAAGCTGAAGAAGAATGTGGGAGGCCTGATGACAGGGAAGAATGCAAGTGGGAGTGGAGGCAAACCGGAGGGCCAGGAAAAGATCAAAGGCTGTCTGAGAGGTAGCAAGGGCAGTAAAGACAGCTCTCCCTCCATTCAGACTGGCTCTGAGGACTCAGGGAAAGGTTCACCCTCTTCAAACAGCGAGCGTCAAAATGGAAACTGCTCTTCCGAAGGTGACCCTTTCAAATATAGTTCGGATGTGAAGGTGAGTCTTAGCATCCTCCGATCTACCATGCAAGGTGAGAGAAAGTACATCTTTGCTGCTCTACTCACTACCAGCAACCGGCAGCCGTTCCAGGAGGAGATGATCCAGCGCTACCTGTTGGATGCAGAGGAGCGCTTTCACGCAGAGCAGGAACAGAGGAGGGAAGCTGAACGCAAAGCTGTGGGTGGTCTTACAACAATCGGTGGATCCCAATTAAAAAAGGACGTGCCGGAGTTGAGTTACCGAGGTTTTGAAGGCAAGGAGGAAGCTACTGATAACTCGCCTCCTAACTTCAGTGCTTTGAAGTCCTCCTCTTTCAGCCCAGCCATGTACTCTGGTGTTGTCCCCATACCAAGGCCTACCATCATTGATCATTCTTCTTCCCCAATCACCCAACATCTGCATATGCATGGTTACATGGATACTCGACGGCAGCTTGCAGGAGGATCACCATCCTCTTACCCTGGCCTGCCATCCTATGCTACCCTACCCCGACACTGTCCCCTAGCACAGGGTCCTCCCCATACCCAGTACCATCCACCTTCCACCACTTTGGGGAGCCCATCCCGTATCACTCCCTGCCTGACGTCTTTTTCTCAGGAGCATGACCCAACTGAATACCCAACCAAACCGACCAAGGGAGGGTACACAAATGGCTTGCGGGACTTCCCCTCTAATTTGGATAGTCACAATGGGCCAATGCCAGTGAGACATTATTCCTTAGGCAGTGCAGGTGGCCTGGCCAGTCTGCAGTCAAGCAGATGCAGAACGCCTTCCTGCAATTACTACGGTCACCCAGAGACGGGCAACTACTGCTCATACTGCTACAGAGAGGAGCTGAAGAGAAGGGAAACAGAGCCAGCCATTCACAGGTTCTGA
- the LOC127453089 gene encoding OTU domain-containing protein 7B-like isoform X2 — protein MTLDMDAVLSDFVRSTGAEPGLARDLLEGKNWDLTAALSDFEQLRQVHAGNLSCTFTEEREYPTVDKEMARMGRSLLHRQDEVWQATEKRLSRGISHASSTIVSLARSHMSCMGSINEPLLDTPLCTFQLPDLTVFRDEFRGFIERDLIEQSMMVALEHAGRLNWWTRLGTGCQSLLPLATSGDGNCLLHAASLGMWGFHDRDLMLRKSLYALMDHGQEREALKRRWRWQQTMQNKESGLVYTEEEWQKEWNELLKLASSEPRIHYSTNGSNGAESQEEPVYESLEEFHVFVLAHVLRRPIVVVADTMLRDSGGEAFAPIPFGGIYLPLEVPANKCHRSPLVLAYDQAHFSALVSMEQKDSSKEQVVIPLTDSDHKMLPLHFAVDPGEDWEWGKDDNDNVMLASVTLSLEAKLHLLHSYMTVTWLPLPCEVQQAPLAQPESPTASAGEDARTPPDSGESDKESVSSSSNGNGDSSTAGTSWGTGKTSGGTSSSSSSSSNSSTGLTGTIGKEKGKKDKDKDKDKKRADSVANKLGSFGKSLGSKLKKNVGGLMTGKNASGSGGKPEGQEKIKGCLRGSKGSKDSSPSIQTGSEDSGKGSPSSNSERQNGNCSSEGDPFKYSSDVKVSLSILRSTMQGERKYIFAALLTTSNRQPFQEEMIQRYLLDAEERFHAEQEQRREAERKAVGGLTTIGGSQLKKDVPELSYRGFEGKEEATDNSPPNFSALKSSSFSPAMYSGVVPIPRPTIIDHSSSPITQHLHMHGYMDTRRQLAGGSPSSYPGLPSYATLPRHCPLAQGPPHTQYHPPSTTLGSPSRITPCLTSFSQEHDPTEYPTKPTKGGYTNGLRDFPSNLDSHNGPMPVRHYSLGSAGGLASLQSSRCRTPSCNYYGHPETGNYCSYCYREELKRRETEPAIHRF, from the exons ATGACTTTGGATATGGACGCGGTCCTGTCCGACTTTGTCCGTTCTACTGGAGCTGAACCTGGACTGGCCAGAGACCTGCTGGAGG GCAAGAACTGGGACCTCACAGCTGCACTGAGCGACTTTGAGCAGCTGAGACAAGTGCATGCCGGTAACCTGTCATGCACCTTTACAGAGGAGAGAGAGTACCCCACTGTTGATAAGGAGATGGCTCGGATGGGGCGGTCCCTCTTGCATCGCCAAGATGAGGTTTGGCAAG CCACAGAGAAGCGCTTGTCGAGGGGGATTTCTCACGCCAGCTCCACCATCGTCTCTCTGGCCCGTTCTCACATGTCCTGTATGGGCAGCATCAACGAGCCGCTTCTCGACACTCCGCTCTGCACCTTCCAATTACCCGACCTCACCGTCTTCAGAGATGAGTTCCGCGGCTTCATCGAAAGAGACCTCATTGAGCAGTCAATGATGGTGGCATTGGAGCATGCTG gccggCTAAACTGGTGGACTCGTTTGGGGACTGGCTGTCAGAGTTTATTGCCTCTGGCTACTAGTGGAGATGGGAATTGCCTGTTACATGCAGCCTCTCTGG GTATGTGGGGCTTCCATGACCGAGACCTGATGTTGCGGAAGTCTCTCTATGCACTGATGGATCATGGGCAAGAAAGGGAGGCTCTAAAACGCAGATGGAGATGGCAGCAGACTATGCAGAACAAAGAG tcaGGGCTGGTGTACACGGAGGAAGAGTGGCAAAAAGAGTGGAATGAGTTGTTGAAGTTGGCGTCTAGTGAACCCAGGATACACTACAGCACCAACGGCAGCAACGG TGCTGAGTCGCAGGAGGAGCCGGTGTATGAGAGTCTGGAGGAGTTTCATGTGTTCGTTCTGGCTCACGTGCTCCGCAGGCCGATTGTGGTGGTGGCCGACACCATGCTGCGAGACTCTGGGGGAGAAG CTTTTGCACCAATCCCATTTGGAGGGATTTACCTGCCCCTGGAAGTACCAGCCAACAAGTGTCACCGCTCCCCTCTTGTTCTGGCATATGACCAGGCCCATTTCTCAGCCCTGGTCTCAATGGAGCAGAAGGACAGTTCAAAAGAACAAG TGGTTATCCCGTTGACAGACTCAGATCATAAGATGCTGCCTTTGCACTTTGCTGTGGATCCAGGGGAAGACTGGGAGTGGGGCAAAGATGACAACGACAATGTGATGCTAGCAAG TGTAACACTATCTCTGGAGGCCAAGCTCCATCTGCTACACAGCTACATGACTGTCACCTGGCTTCCTCTACCGTGTGAGGTACAG CAAGCTCCACTTGCCCAGCCAGAGTCACCTACAGCATCTGCAGGAGAGGATGCCCGCACCCCACCAGACTCTGGAGAGTCCGATAAGGAGTCAGTCAGCAGCAGTTCCAATGGCAACGGAGACAGCAGTACTGCTGGAACCAGTTGGGGAACAGGCAAAACTAGTGGTGGAACATCCAGTTCTTCTAGCTCATCCAGTAATAGCTCGACAGGGCTGACCGGCACAATTGGCAAGGAGAAGGGCAAGAAAGACAAAGACAAGGATAAGGACAAGAAACGCGCAGACTCTGTTGCCAACAAGCTGGGCAGTTTTGGCAAAAGCCTGGGCAGTAAGCTGAAGAAGAATGTGGGAGGCCTGATGACAGGGAAGAATGCAAGTGGGAGTGGAGGCAAACCGGAGGGCCAGGAAAAGATCAAAGGCTGTCTGAGAGGTAGCAAGGGCAGTAAAGACAGCTCTCCCTCCATTCAGACTGGCTCTGAGGACTCAGGGAAAGGTTCACCCTCTTCAAACAGCGAGCGTCAAAATGGAAACTGCTCTTCCGAAGGTGACCCTTTCAAATATAGTTCGGATGTGAAGGTGAGTCTTAGCATCCTCCGATCTACCATGCAAGGTGAGAGAAAGTACATCTTTGCTGCTCTACTCACTACCAGCAACCGGCAGCCGTTCCAGGAGGAGATGATCCAGCGCTACCTGTTGGATGCAGAGGAGCGCTTTCACGCAGAGCAGGAACAGAGGAGGGAAGCTGAACGCAAAGCTGTGGGTGGTCTTACAACAATCGGTGGATCCCAATTAAAAAAGGACGTGCCGGAGTTGAGTTACCGAGGTTTTGAAGGCAAGGAGGAAGCTACTGATAACTCGCCTCCTAACTTCAGTGCTTTGAAGTCCTCCTCTTTCAGCCCAGCCATGTACTCTGGTGTTGTCCCCATACCAAGGCCTACCATCATTGATCATTCTTCTTCCCCAATCACCCAACATCTGCATATGCATGGTTACATGGATACTCGACGGCAGCTTGCAGGAGGATCACCATCCTCTTACCCTGGCCTGCCATCCTATGCTACCCTACCCCGACACTGTCCCCTAGCACAGGGTCCTCCCCATACCCAGTACCATCCACCTTCCACCACTTTGGGGAGCCCATCCCGTATCACTCCCTGCCTGACGTCTTTTTCTCAGGAGCATGACCCAACTGAATACCCAACCAAACCGACCAAGGGAGGGTACACAAATGGCTTGCGGGACTTCCCCTCTAATTTGGATAGTCACAATGGGCCAATGCCAGTGAGACATTATTCCTTAGGCAGTGCAGGTGGCCTGGCCAGTCTGCAGTCAAGCAGATGCAGAACGCCTTCCTGCAATTACTACGGTCACCCAGAGACGGGCAACTACTGCTCATACTGCTACAGAGAGGAGCTGAAGAGAAGGGAAACAGAGCCAGCCATTCACAGGTTCTGA
- the LOC127453089 gene encoding OTU domain-containing protein 7B-like isoform X3 encodes MTLDMDAVLSDFVRSTGAEPGLARDLLEGKNWDLTAALSDFEQLRQVHAGNLSCTFTEEREYPTVDKEMARMGRSLLHRQDEVWQAATEKRLSRGISHASSTIVSLARSHMSCMGSINEPLLDTPLCTFQLPDLTVFRDEFRGFIERDLIEQSMMVALEHAGRLNWWTRLGTGCQSLLPLATSGDGNCLLHAASLGMWGFHDRDLMLRKSLYALMDHGQEREALKRRWRWQQTMQNKESGLVYTEEEWQKEWNELLKLASSEPRIHYSTNGSNGAESQEEPVYESLEEFHVFVLAHVLRRPIVVVADTMLRDSGGEAFAPIPFGGIYLPLEVPANKCHRSPLVLAYDQAHFSALVSMEQKDSSKEQVVIPLTDSDHKMLPLHFAVDPGEDWEWGKDDNDNVMLASVTLSLEAKLHLLHSYMTVTWLPLPCEQAPLAQPESPTASAGEDARTPPDSGESDKESVSSSSNGNGDSSTAGTSWGTGKTSGGTSSSSSSSSNSSTGLTGTIGKEKGKKDKDKDKDKKRADSVANKLGSFGKSLGSKLKKNVGGLMTGKNASGSGGKPEGQEKIKGCLRGSKGSKDSSPSIQTGSEDSGKGSPSSNSERQNGNCSSEGDPFKYSSDVKVSLSILRSTMQGERKYIFAALLTTSNRQPFQEEMIQRYLLDAEERFHAEQEQRREAERKAVGGLTTIGGSQLKKDVPELSYRGFEGKEEATDNSPPNFSALKSSSFSPAMYSGVVPIPRPTIIDHSSSPITQHLHMHGYMDTRRQLAGGSPSSYPGLPSYATLPRHCPLAQGPPHTQYHPPSTTLGSPSRITPCLTSFSQEHDPTEYPTKPTKGGYTNGLRDFPSNLDSHNGPMPVRHYSLGSAGGLASLQSSRCRTPSCNYYGHPETGNYCSYCYREELKRRETEPAIHRF; translated from the exons ATGACTTTGGATATGGACGCGGTCCTGTCCGACTTTGTCCGTTCTACTGGAGCTGAACCTGGACTGGCCAGAGACCTGCTGGAGG GCAAGAACTGGGACCTCACAGCTGCACTGAGCGACTTTGAGCAGCTGAGACAAGTGCATGCCGGTAACCTGTCATGCACCTTTACAGAGGAGAGAGAGTACCCCACTGTTGATAAGGAGATGGCTCGGATGGGGCGGTCCCTCTTGCATCGCCAAGATGAGGTTTGGCAAG CAGCCACAGAGAAGCGCTTGTCGAGGGGGATTTCTCACGCCAGCTCCACCATCGTCTCTCTGGCCCGTTCTCACATGTCCTGTATGGGCAGCATCAACGAGCCGCTTCTCGACACTCCGCTCTGCACCTTCCAATTACCCGACCTCACCGTCTTCAGAGATGAGTTCCGCGGCTTCATCGAAAGAGACCTCATTGAGCAGTCAATGATGGTGGCATTGGAGCATGCTG gccggCTAAACTGGTGGACTCGTTTGGGGACTGGCTGTCAGAGTTTATTGCCTCTGGCTACTAGTGGAGATGGGAATTGCCTGTTACATGCAGCCTCTCTGG GTATGTGGGGCTTCCATGACCGAGACCTGATGTTGCGGAAGTCTCTCTATGCACTGATGGATCATGGGCAAGAAAGGGAGGCTCTAAAACGCAGATGGAGATGGCAGCAGACTATGCAGAACAAAGAG tcaGGGCTGGTGTACACGGAGGAAGAGTGGCAAAAAGAGTGGAATGAGTTGTTGAAGTTGGCGTCTAGTGAACCCAGGATACACTACAGCACCAACGGCAGCAACGG TGCTGAGTCGCAGGAGGAGCCGGTGTATGAGAGTCTGGAGGAGTTTCATGTGTTCGTTCTGGCTCACGTGCTCCGCAGGCCGATTGTGGTGGTGGCCGACACCATGCTGCGAGACTCTGGGGGAGAAG CTTTTGCACCAATCCCATTTGGAGGGATTTACCTGCCCCTGGAAGTACCAGCCAACAAGTGTCACCGCTCCCCTCTTGTTCTGGCATATGACCAGGCCCATTTCTCAGCCCTGGTCTCAATGGAGCAGAAGGACAGTTCAAAAGAACAAG TGGTTATCCCGTTGACAGACTCAGATCATAAGATGCTGCCTTTGCACTTTGCTGTGGATCCAGGGGAAGACTGGGAGTGGGGCAAAGATGACAACGACAATGTGATGCTAGCAAG TGTAACACTATCTCTGGAGGCCAAGCTCCATCTGCTACACAGCTACATGACTGTCACCTGGCTTCCTCTACCGTGTGAG CAAGCTCCACTTGCCCAGCCAGAGTCACCTACAGCATCTGCAGGAGAGGATGCCCGCACCCCACCAGACTCTGGAGAGTCCGATAAGGAGTCAGTCAGCAGCAGTTCCAATGGCAACGGAGACAGCAGTACTGCTGGAACCAGTTGGGGAACAGGCAAAACTAGTGGTGGAACATCCAGTTCTTCTAGCTCATCCAGTAATAGCTCGACAGGGCTGACCGGCACAATTGGCAAGGAGAAGGGCAAGAAAGACAAAGACAAGGATAAGGACAAGAAACGCGCAGACTCTGTTGCCAACAAGCTGGGCAGTTTTGGCAAAAGCCTGGGCAGTAAGCTGAAGAAGAATGTGGGAGGCCTGATGACAGGGAAGAATGCAAGTGGGAGTGGAGGCAAACCGGAGGGCCAGGAAAAGATCAAAGGCTGTCTGAGAGGTAGCAAGGGCAGTAAAGACAGCTCTCCCTCCATTCAGACTGGCTCTGAGGACTCAGGGAAAGGTTCACCCTCTTCAAACAGCGAGCGTCAAAATGGAAACTGCTCTTCCGAAGGTGACCCTTTCAAATATAGTTCGGATGTGAAGGTGAGTCTTAGCATCCTCCGATCTACCATGCAAGGTGAGAGAAAGTACATCTTTGCTGCTCTACTCACTACCAGCAACCGGCAGCCGTTCCAGGAGGAGATGATCCAGCGCTACCTGTTGGATGCAGAGGAGCGCTTTCACGCAGAGCAGGAACAGAGGAGGGAAGCTGAACGCAAAGCTGTGGGTGGTCTTACAACAATCGGTGGATCCCAATTAAAAAAGGACGTGCCGGAGTTGAGTTACCGAGGTTTTGAAGGCAAGGAGGAAGCTACTGATAACTCGCCTCCTAACTTCAGTGCTTTGAAGTCCTCCTCTTTCAGCCCAGCCATGTACTCTGGTGTTGTCCCCATACCAAGGCCTACCATCATTGATCATTCTTCTTCCCCAATCACCCAACATCTGCATATGCATGGTTACATGGATACTCGACGGCAGCTTGCAGGAGGATCACCATCCTCTTACCCTGGCCTGCCATCCTATGCTACCCTACCCCGACACTGTCCCCTAGCACAGGGTCCTCCCCATACCCAGTACCATCCACCTTCCACCACTTTGGGGAGCCCATCCCGTATCACTCCCTGCCTGACGTCTTTTTCTCAGGAGCATGACCCAACTGAATACCCAACCAAACCGACCAAGGGAGGGTACACAAATGGCTTGCGGGACTTCCCCTCTAATTTGGATAGTCACAATGGGCCAATGCCAGTGAGACATTATTCCTTAGGCAGTGCAGGTGGCCTGGCCAGTCTGCAGTCAAGCAGATGCAGAACGCCTTCCTGCAATTACTACGGTCACCCAGAGACGGGCAACTACTGCTCATACTGCTACAGAGAGGAGCTGAAGAGAAGGGAAACAGAGCCAGCCATTCACAGGTTCTGA
- the LOC127453089 gene encoding OTU domain-containing protein 7B-like isoform X1 codes for MTLDMDAVLSDFVRSTGAEPGLARDLLEGKNWDLTAALSDFEQLRQVHAGNLSCTFTEEREYPTVDKEMARMGRSLLHRQDEVWQAATEKRLSRGISHASSTIVSLARSHMSCMGSINEPLLDTPLCTFQLPDLTVFRDEFRGFIERDLIEQSMMVALEHAGRLNWWTRLGTGCQSLLPLATSGDGNCLLHAASLGMWGFHDRDLMLRKSLYALMDHGQEREALKRRWRWQQTMQNKESGLVYTEEEWQKEWNELLKLASSEPRIHYSTNGSNGAESQEEPVYESLEEFHVFVLAHVLRRPIVVVADTMLRDSGGEAFAPIPFGGIYLPLEVPANKCHRSPLVLAYDQAHFSALVSMEQKDSSKEQVVIPLTDSDHKMLPLHFAVDPGEDWEWGKDDNDNVMLASVTLSLEAKLHLLHSYMTVTWLPLPCEVQQAPLAQPESPTASAGEDARTPPDSGESDKESVSSSSNGNGDSSTAGTSWGTGKTSGGTSSSSSSSSNSSTGLTGTIGKEKGKKDKDKDKDKKRADSVANKLGSFGKSLGSKLKKNVGGLMTGKNASGSGGKPEGQEKIKGCLRGSKGSKDSSPSIQTGSEDSGKGSPSSNSERQNGNCSSEGDPFKYSSDVKVSLSILRSTMQGERKYIFAALLTTSNRQPFQEEMIQRYLLDAEERFHAEQEQRREAERKAVGGLTTIGGSQLKKDVPELSYRGFEGKEEATDNSPPNFSALKSSSFSPAMYSGVVPIPRPTIIDHSSSPITQHLHMHGYMDTRRQLAGGSPSSYPGLPSYATLPRHCPLAQGPPHTQYHPPSTTLGSPSRITPCLTSFSQEHDPTEYPTKPTKGGYTNGLRDFPSNLDSHNGPMPVRHYSLGSAGGLASLQSSRCRTPSCNYYGHPETGNYCSYCYREELKRRETEPAIHRF; via the exons ATGACTTTGGATATGGACGCGGTCCTGTCCGACTTTGTCCGTTCTACTGGAGCTGAACCTGGACTGGCCAGAGACCTGCTGGAGG GCAAGAACTGGGACCTCACAGCTGCACTGAGCGACTTTGAGCAGCTGAGACAAGTGCATGCCGGTAACCTGTCATGCACCTTTACAGAGGAGAGAGAGTACCCCACTGTTGATAAGGAGATGGCTCGGATGGGGCGGTCCCTCTTGCATCGCCAAGATGAGGTTTGGCAAG CAGCCACAGAGAAGCGCTTGTCGAGGGGGATTTCTCACGCCAGCTCCACCATCGTCTCTCTGGCCCGTTCTCACATGTCCTGTATGGGCAGCATCAACGAGCCGCTTCTCGACACTCCGCTCTGCACCTTCCAATTACCCGACCTCACCGTCTTCAGAGATGAGTTCCGCGGCTTCATCGAAAGAGACCTCATTGAGCAGTCAATGATGGTGGCATTGGAGCATGCTG gccggCTAAACTGGTGGACTCGTTTGGGGACTGGCTGTCAGAGTTTATTGCCTCTGGCTACTAGTGGAGATGGGAATTGCCTGTTACATGCAGCCTCTCTGG GTATGTGGGGCTTCCATGACCGAGACCTGATGTTGCGGAAGTCTCTCTATGCACTGATGGATCATGGGCAAGAAAGGGAGGCTCTAAAACGCAGATGGAGATGGCAGCAGACTATGCAGAACAAAGAG tcaGGGCTGGTGTACACGGAGGAAGAGTGGCAAAAAGAGTGGAATGAGTTGTTGAAGTTGGCGTCTAGTGAACCCAGGATACACTACAGCACCAACGGCAGCAACGG TGCTGAGTCGCAGGAGGAGCCGGTGTATGAGAGTCTGGAGGAGTTTCATGTGTTCGTTCTGGCTCACGTGCTCCGCAGGCCGATTGTGGTGGTGGCCGACACCATGCTGCGAGACTCTGGGGGAGAAG CTTTTGCACCAATCCCATTTGGAGGGATTTACCTGCCCCTGGAAGTACCAGCCAACAAGTGTCACCGCTCCCCTCTTGTTCTGGCATATGACCAGGCCCATTTCTCAGCCCTGGTCTCAATGGAGCAGAAGGACAGTTCAAAAGAACAAG TGGTTATCCCGTTGACAGACTCAGATCATAAGATGCTGCCTTTGCACTTTGCTGTGGATCCAGGGGAAGACTGGGAGTGGGGCAAAGATGACAACGACAATGTGATGCTAGCAAG TGTAACACTATCTCTGGAGGCCAAGCTCCATCTGCTACACAGCTACATGACTGTCACCTGGCTTCCTCTACCGTGTGAGGTACAG CAAGCTCCACTTGCCCAGCCAGAGTCACCTACAGCATCTGCAGGAGAGGATGCCCGCACCCCACCAGACTCTGGAGAGTCCGATAAGGAGTCAGTCAGCAGCAGTTCCAATGGCAACGGAGACAGCAGTACTGCTGGAACCAGTTGGGGAACAGGCAAAACTAGTGGTGGAACATCCAGTTCTTCTAGCTCATCCAGTAATAGCTCGACAGGGCTGACCGGCACAATTGGCAAGGAGAAGGGCAAGAAAGACAAAGACAAGGATAAGGACAAGAAACGCGCAGACTCTGTTGCCAACAAGCTGGGCAGTTTTGGCAAAAGCCTGGGCAGTAAGCTGAAGAAGAATGTGGGAGGCCTGATGACAGGGAAGAATGCAAGTGGGAGTGGAGGCAAACCGGAGGGCCAGGAAAAGATCAAAGGCTGTCTGAGAGGTAGCAAGGGCAGTAAAGACAGCTCTCCCTCCATTCAGACTGGCTCTGAGGACTCAGGGAAAGGTTCACCCTCTTCAAACAGCGAGCGTCAAAATGGAAACTGCTCTTCCGAAGGTGACCCTTTCAAATATAGTTCGGATGTGAAGGTGAGTCTTAGCATCCTCCGATCTACCATGCAAGGTGAGAGAAAGTACATCTTTGCTGCTCTACTCACTACCAGCAACCGGCAGCCGTTCCAGGAGGAGATGATCCAGCGCTACCTGTTGGATGCAGAGGAGCGCTTTCACGCAGAGCAGGAACAGAGGAGGGAAGCTGAACGCAAAGCTGTGGGTGGTCTTACAACAATCGGTGGATCCCAATTAAAAAAGGACGTGCCGGAGTTGAGTTACCGAGGTTTTGAAGGCAAGGAGGAAGCTACTGATAACTCGCCTCCTAACTTCAGTGCTTTGAAGTCCTCCTCTTTCAGCCCAGCCATGTACTCTGGTGTTGTCCCCATACCAAGGCCTACCATCATTGATCATTCTTCTTCCCCAATCACCCAACATCTGCATATGCATGGTTACATGGATACTCGACGGCAGCTTGCAGGAGGATCACCATCCTCTTACCCTGGCCTGCCATCCTATGCTACCCTACCCCGACACTGTCCCCTAGCACAGGGTCCTCCCCATACCCAGTACCATCCACCTTCCACCACTTTGGGGAGCCCATCCCGTATCACTCCCTGCCTGACGTCTTTTTCTCAGGAGCATGACCCAACTGAATACCCAACCAAACCGACCAAGGGAGGGTACACAAATGGCTTGCGGGACTTCCCCTCTAATTTGGATAGTCACAATGGGCCAATGCCAGTGAGACATTATTCCTTAGGCAGTGCAGGTGGCCTGGCCAGTCTGCAGTCAAGCAGATGCAGAACGCCTTCCTGCAATTACTACGGTCACCCAGAGACGGGCAACTACTGCTCATACTGCTACAGAGAGGAGCTGAAGAGAAGGGAAACAGAGCCAGCCATTCACAGGTTCTGA